In a single window of the Candidatus Kaiserbacteria bacterium genome:
- a CDS encoding DNA mismatch repair protein yields the protein MGTYETKESILERAGLAIDKSIRDFIPVEELPIIEAKVAELKNKGYLGNLVEWFVFGKKADSLSQADFHIADIELKTTPIKHSTKHTYVAKERLVFSMIDYQAIRYETWETSSFLKKNKVILLMFYLWMQSQTVLDYKFKFVHLLDLLGDLSDEDVLQIQKDWEFIVAKIGRNEAHLLSEGDTYYLGACTKAANSRVVREQSPGHVPAKPRAFSLKQQYINYLIQTKLLHRTVDGDSIFKKSKKAKTVEEAVNAKFAPYFGQTDTEILKKLETNIGKTAKSYKRLVVNKILGVDSDNILELEKANITLRVITLESNGTLKESISFPAFDFKDLVTQTWYDDKEEVMSDFHLQLETKKFLFVVFQKQENTDDIVLRKTMFWNFPMQDIDKAKEVWEMTITLINEGKIVREIKKNKRGEEIRYTHFPGSSFNGVAHVRPHGSTREDMIELPVADELTGMKEYTKQCFWLNASYIQHAIEKDQD from the coding sequence ATGGGGACCTATGAAACAAAAGAAAGTATTCTTGAACGAGCAGGTCTCGCTATTGATAAAAGCATACGAGATTTTATTCCTGTCGAAGAATTGCCGATAATCGAAGCAAAGGTAGCAGAATTAAAAAACAAAGGCTATCTAGGTAACCTAGTAGAGTGGTTTGTGTTTGGTAAGAAAGCAGATTCACTCAGTCAAGCTGATTTCCATATTGCAGATATTGAGCTAAAAACTACGCCGATTAAGCATAGTACGAAGCATACGTACGTTGCAAAAGAACGGCTCGTCTTTTCGATGATTGACTATCAAGCAATCCGATACGAAACTTGGGAGACAAGTTCATTTCTAAAAAAGAACAAGGTAATTTTACTGATGTTCTATTTATGGATGCAAAGCCAAACAGTTCTTGATTACAAATTCAAATTTGTGCATCTTCTCGATTTACTTGGCGATTTATCAGATGAGGATGTTTTACAAATTCAGAAAGACTGGGAATTTATCGTCGCAAAAATTGGAAGGAATGAAGCGCATCTTTTATCTGAGGGTGATACGTATTATCTCGGTGCTTGTACAAAGGCGGCGAACAGCAGGGTAGTACGGGAGCAGTCGCCGGGTCATGTACCAGCAAAACCACGAGCATTTTCTCTAAAACAACAGTACATAAACTACCTGATTCAAACAAAGTTATTACACCGAACTGTTGACGGTGATTCAATTTTCAAAAAGAGTAAAAAAGCCAAAACAGTTGAAGAAGCAGTAAACGCAAAGTTTGCTCCATATTTTGGTCAAACTGATACGGAGATTTTAAAGAAACTGGAAACAAATATCGGGAAAACCGCTAAGAGTTACAAACGTCTGGTTGTAAATAAAATTCTTGGAGTTGATTCAGATAATATTCTGGAACTTGAAAAGGCTAATATAACTCTTCGCGTCATTACGCTTGAAAGCAATGGAACATTAAAGGAATCAATTTCGTTTCCGGCTTTTGATTTTAAAGATTTGGTAACTCAGACATGGTATGACGATAAAGAAGAGGTAATGTCTGACTTTCATCTTCAGCTTGAAACAAAGAAGTTTTTATTTGTTGTCTTCCAAAAGCAGGAAAATACTGATGATATAGTTTTAAGAAAAACAATGTTTTGGAATTTTCCAATGCAGGATATAGATAAGGCTAAAGAAGTCTGGGAGATGACCATCACATTGATAAATGAAGGTAAAATTGTAAGAGAAATAAAGAAAAATAAGAGGGGTGAAGAAATAAGATATACCCATTTCCCAGGCTCTTCATTTAACGGTGTTGCGCATGTAAGACCACACGGAAGTACACGAGAAGATATGATTGAATTGCCTGTTGCAGACGAGTTGACGGGTATGAAAGAATACACAAAACAATGTTTTTGGTTGAATGCAAGTTATATACAACATGCAATTGAGAAAGATCAAGATTGA
- the uppS gene encoding di-trans,poly-cis-decaprenylcistransferase: MNEEKIPQCVGFIMDGNRRWAKAQGLSTLEGHARGYEQMKRITDSVYSAHIPHMVCYAFSTENWKRTEEEVGYLMRLLEKAIHEFPDLLKQEGKQANIRVIGERSHLSQGLQNAIFKMEARNVKSPQLTVWIALSYGARAEIVDAVNRALLIGTPVTEESFGDLLWTKGMPDPDLIIRTGGEKRLSNFLAWQSTYSEFFFVDTLWPDFGESEFQSILEQYAKRKRRHGA, from the coding sequence ATGAACGAAGAAAAAATACCACAGTGTGTCGGGTTTATTATGGACGGGAACCGTCGCTGGGCAAAAGCGCAGGGTCTTTCGACTCTTGAAGGACATGCCCGCGGGTACGAACAGATGAAACGTATCACTGACTCTGTATACAGTGCCCATATACCACACATGGTGTGTTACGCGTTCTCAACGGAGAACTGGAAACGCACCGAAGAAGAGGTGGGTTACTTGATGCGCCTTCTTGAAAAGGCGATACACGAATTTCCCGATTTGCTTAAGCAAGAAGGGAAGCAGGCAAATATCCGTGTCATAGGTGAGCGTTCACACCTTTCACAGGGCCTCCAAAACGCTATTTTTAAAATGGAAGCGAGGAATGTGAAGTCTCCACAGCTTACTGTTTGGATTGCACTTTCATACGGAGCACGTGCCGAGATAGTGGACGCGGTGAATCGTGCGCTTCTTATAGGTACCCCGGTGACCGAAGAATCCTTTGGAGACCTTTTGTGGACTAAGGGCATGCCCGACCCCGATCTCATTATCCGCACAGGTGGGGAAAAACGTTTGTCCAATTTTCTCGCATGGCAATCAACATACAGTGAATTCTTTTTTGTCGACACACTATGGCCGGACTTTGGAGAATCTGAGTTTCAGAGTATTCTAGAACAATATGCTAAACGAAAACGCCGTCACGGTGCCTGA
- the dcm gene encoding DNA (cytosine-5-)-methyltransferase, protein MKKIRVVELFAGVGGFRLGLEGCEGNSKPHHDFFETVWFNQWEPATKRQYAHETYVSRFGEAKHKHEFTNIDVAQVTDKVPEHDLLVGGFPCQDYSVAKNLSASNGLEGKKGVLWWSIYDILVKQDDNAPQYLMLENVDRLISSPAKQRGRDFAVILSCLNGLGYTVEWRIVNAGEYGFPQRRRRIFILGYKNGSAVQKKFAKVGNVEKWLCASGLTQKAFPGTSLTGFKTFEINRDPAEVSKSFNLEDSKNSPFMNSGVADNFIVTTIRMSPIFTGRQIVLSDILIDEKKVPEEYYIDKKDLEKWVYLKGGKNEKRKAKNGFEFTYSEGPVGFPDALNKPSRTIITSEGGSTPSRFKHVVKTKRGLRRLTPIELERLCMFPENHTEGNTDTRRAFFMGNALVVGVIDRLGETLIRLHTKK, encoded by the coding sequence ATGAAGAAAATTCGTGTTGTTGAGTTATTCGCTGGTGTTGGTGGTTTTCGTCTCGGCTTAGAGGGCTGTGAAGGCAATTCGAAACCGCATCATGATTTTTTTGAAACTGTCTGGTTTAATCAGTGGGAACCAGCTACTAAACGTCAGTATGCTCATGAAACCTACGTTTCTCGTTTTGGTGAAGCCAAACACAAACACGAATTCACTAATATCGATGTAGCGCAGGTTACTGATAAAGTCCCAGAGCACGATTTGCTTGTGGGAGGTTTTCCGTGTCAGGACTACTCGGTTGCAAAGAATCTATCAGCATCGAATGGTCTTGAAGGTAAAAAAGGAGTGCTGTGGTGGTCAATTTACGATATTTTGGTAAAGCAGGACGACAATGCCCCGCAGTATTTAATGTTAGAGAATGTTGATAGATTGATTAGCTCGCCAGCGAAGCAACGTGGACGTGATTTTGCAGTAATCCTCTCATGTTTAAATGGGCTCGGGTACACTGTGGAGTGGCGAATTGTAAATGCTGGGGAATATGGTTTTCCGCAACGCCGCCGCCGTATATTTATATTGGGGTATAAGAACGGTTCTGCTGTGCAAAAAAAGTTTGCCAAAGTTGGTAATGTGGAAAAATGGCTATGTGCATCAGGTCTTACACAAAAAGCTTTTCCAGGTACATCATTGACTGGATTCAAAACCTTTGAGATTAATCGTGACCCGGCTGAAGTATCAAAGTCATTTAATCTAGAAGACTCTAAAAATTCACCGTTTATGAATTCTGGTGTAGCAGATAATTTTATTGTTACAACAATACGAATGTCTCCGATTTTTACGGGTAGGCAAATAGTTTTATCTGATATTCTTATTGATGAAAAGAAAGTGCCTGAAGAATACTATATAGACAAAAAAGATTTGGAGAAATGGGTGTATTTGAAAGGTGGAAAAAACGAAAAGAGAAAAGCTAAAAATGGTTTTGAGTTTACGTATTCTGAAGGTCCGGTTGGTTTCCCTGATGCTCTTAATAAACCATCTCGTACAATTATTACAAGTGAAGGAGGCTCAACCCCATCCCGTTTTAAGCATGTTGTGAAAACGAAAAGAGGTTTGCGGCGCCTAACCCCTATTGAACTAGAGAGACTTTGTATGTTTCCAGAAAATCATACCGAAGGAAATACTGATACTCGACGGGCTTTCTTCATGGGTAATGCGCTCGTAGTTGGTGTAATCGATAGATTAGGCGAAACGTTAATCAGGTTACATACTAAAAAGTAG
- a CDS encoding TfoX/Sxy family protein — MATKQATIDYILDQLASAGDVSARKMFGEYALYCDGKVVGLVCDDTLYVKITDEGKEFVGKYYKEGYAYNGAKVSMKIDEDHIDDREWLSELIEITASHLPMPKKKKKKEKKTI, encoded by the coding sequence ATGGCAACAAAACAAGCAACGATAGATTATATTTTAGATCAACTGGCTTCGGCTGGGGATGTTTCTGCTCGAAAGATGTTCGGGGAATACGCGTTGTATTGTGATGGTAAAGTTGTTGGCTTAGTCTGTGATGATACGCTGTATGTAAAAATTACCGATGAGGGGAAAGAATTTGTTGGGAAATATTATAAGGAGGGGTATGCGTACAACGGTGCGAAAGTCTCTATGAAAATTGATGAAGACCATATAGATGACAGAGAGTGGCTTTCTGAACTCATAGAGATTACTGCATCACACCTACCTATGCCAAAGAAAAAGAAGAAAAAGGAAAAGAAAACTATATGA
- the ruvX gene encoding Holliday junction resolvase RuvX gives MKLMGIDYGTKRVGIALTDDKGMMAFPREVLPNDASLMKGIERIVAEEKVGVIVVGHSLGRDGAPNKVHAAVEDFIQDLTLHIGLPVELEPEHYTTQEAIRFQGRNEMTDASAASVILNSYLLKIENRK, from the coding sequence ATGAAATTGATGGGAATAGATTATGGGACGAAGCGGGTGGGTATTGCGCTCACCGATGACAAGGGCATGATGGCGTTTCCGCGTGAGGTGCTCCCGAATGACGCATCCTTAATGAAGGGAATTGAGCGTATTGTTGCCGAGGAAAAGGTGGGGGTCATCGTGGTCGGGCATTCCCTTGGTCGCGACGGTGCTCCGAATAAAGTACACGCGGCAGTGGAGGATTTTATTCAGGACCTCACTTTGCATATTGGGCTACCCGTAGAACTTGAGCCAGAGCACTATACGACGCAAGAAGCGATACGCTTTCAGGGAAGGAATGAAATGACTGATGCGAGTGCTGCGAGCGTTATTCTTAATAGTTACCTGTTAAAAATAGAAAATAGAAAATAG
- a CDS encoding DUF4263 domain-containing protein, translating to MAKNITGEYVSKNLSAKEVYGYKDEHNEVSVEIVKEVYKKKHLIVHYPYNKTNGSPAYKFVRGIHYIGFSPDDINGVKKAKNRGYGFTKDTSALIYFLEQDYPTINQIWITKDGESEYQKQKGILILNKDDFYNLYLSIKPENDRHSKERNNLAKDFLASTLPKLFDKSKYEYVKGELHSLLQKIKTHNGKLSDSDLKSLSSAIEEGLFDVSQRVLIDTKKGIDKIYIETVLEEFDKLSGQTGETKTLEKKWQDFFKKHSWIFSFVFAHPVVFLQKEMYVGGMKMSGKGATYADFVYKNKLTKNTAVVEIKTHASILMSASPYRKGADIYSIQSGLSGAIVQVSDQKDKILKNYSHLGVSEPFNPKCIVIAGSTTEFKGKGAKRKIASFELFRSSLSGVEIVTFDEIKEKILLLKTQIELN from the coding sequence ATGGCAAAAAACATTACAGGCGAATATGTTTCAAAAAATCTTTCAGCTAAAGAGGTTTACGGCTATAAAGACGAACACAATGAGGTTTCAGTTGAAATTGTAAAAGAGGTATACAAAAAGAAACATCTCATCGTTCACTACCCGTACAATAAAACAAATGGCAGTCCTGCTTATAAGTTTGTGCGTGGGATACATTACATCGGATTCTCTCCAGACGATATAAATGGTGTAAAAAAAGCAAAAAATAGAGGATATGGATTTACCAAAGATACAAGCGCACTCATTTATTTTCTTGAACAGGATTATCCAACCATCAATCAAATCTGGATTACTAAAGATGGAGAATCCGAATATCAAAAACAGAAAGGGATTCTGATACTCAATAAAGATGATTTTTACAATTTGTATCTTTCTATAAAACCAGAAAATGACCGACATTCCAAAGAGCGAAACAATCTCGCAAAAGATTTCTTGGCCAGCACGCTTCCAAAATTGTTTGATAAAAGTAAATATGAATATGTAAAAGGGGAACTCCATTCACTTCTCCAAAAAATAAAAACTCACAATGGAAAATTGTCTGATTCTGACCTGAAGTCATTATCTTCGGCTATTGAAGAAGGGCTGTTTGACGTCAGTCAACGGGTGCTGATAGATACTAAAAAAGGCATCGATAAGATTTATATTGAAACAGTTTTGGAAGAATTTGATAAATTGTCTGGGCAGACAGGCGAAACAAAAACATTAGAGAAAAAATGGCAGGACTTTTTCAAGAAACATAGCTGGATATTCAGTTTTGTTTTTGCGCATCCAGTCGTATTTCTCCAAAAGGAGATGTATGTGGGTGGTATGAAAATGAGTGGCAAAGGTGCTACTTATGCAGATTTTGTATATAAGAACAAGCTTACAAAAAACACTGCCGTTGTAGAAATAAAAACACATGCATCCATACTTATGAGCGCATCTCCTTACAGGAAAGGTGCTGACATCTATTCAATTCAAAGTGGTTTGTCAGGAGCAATTGTACAGGTTTCGGACCAAAAGGATAAGATATTGAAAAATTACAGCCACCTTGGAGTTTCAGAACCCTTCAACCCCAAATGTATAGTTATTGCAGGTTCAACGACTGAATTCAAAGGTAAGGGAGCAAAACGTAAGATAGCAAGCTTTGAGCTTTTTCGAAGTTCGTTGAGTGGTGTTGAGATTGTGACTTTCGATGAAATAAAAGAAAAGATACTGCTTCTAAAAACACAGATTGAATTGAATTAG
- a CDS encoding acylphosphatase, whose protein sequence is MFSEIHCMVSGKVQRVGYRDCIEGYAKEHGLYGWIKNHENGAVEIVLQGTPDELKACIEILNQGSSLSRVENMAIDWRSPEMTFDEFKVL, encoded by the coding sequence ATGTTTTCAGAAATTCATTGTATGGTGAGTGGAAAAGTGCAGCGCGTGGGATATCGTGATTGTATTGAAGGATATGCAAAAGAACACGGACTCTATGGTTGGATTAAAAATCATGAGAACGGTGCAGTGGAGATTGTGCTCCAAGGAACACCTGATGAACTGAAAGCGTGCATCGAGATACTCAACCAAGGGTCGTCACTTTCACGTGTGGAGAATATGGCAATTGATTGGCGTTCTCCAGAAATGACTTTTGATGAGTTTAAAGTGCTCTAG
- a CDS encoding PilN domain-containing protein has protein sequence MINLIPPAGYKVLKREYLLRIGASFSFLMAVVLFILTVSLAPTYILTSAQIADYETRISSVEDEAAVFKEAERQVTEAHIVLAQLQTTGNTVVTSDILHEIENVAPEGISFKTFSISASGQNATQTVQVQGVAPTREALVQFKNALENTTLFDKAEVPIADLARDANLPFAITISLQKAP, from the coding sequence ATGATTAATCTTATTCCACCAGCAGGATACAAAGTGCTCAAGCGCGAGTACTTACTGCGTATTGGCGCATCGTTTTCATTTTTGATGGCGGTAGTACTTTTTATCCTTACCGTCTCACTTGCGCCCACGTATATTCTCACGAGTGCACAGATTGCTGATTATGAAACCCGCATCAGTAGTGTGGAAGATGAAGCTGCAGTTTTTAAGGAGGCTGAGCGGCAGGTAACAGAAGCGCATATAGTACTTGCTCAGTTGCAGACTACAGGGAATACGGTCGTCACCTCAGATATTTTGCATGAGATTGAAAATGTCGCGCCAGAGGGTATTTCTTTTAAAACCTTTTCCATTTCTGCATCTGGACAAAATGCAACGCAGACAGTACAGGTACAGGGAGTTGCCCCCACACGGGAAGCGCTGGTTCAATTTAAGAATGCCCTTGAGAACACAACACTTTTCGATAAAGCCGAAGTACCGATTGCCGACCTTGCACGTGATGCAAATTTGCCATTTGCGATTACTATTTCCCTCCAAAAAGCACCATAA
- a CDS encoding arylesterase — protein sequence MNMSIFWTILGVLLLCILAYFLLRDDTRIINYPPKGGPIVAFGDSLVRGVGSPETEGFVLTLASKIGEPIINKGVPGDTTTDGLARIDTVLESNPRIVLVLLGGNDRLRQIPTEQTLANLRMIISKIQESGAVVVLLGVRGNLLTGRFDEELEKLAHEMGAVFVSNVLDGIFGNQQLMFDSVHPNKDGYALISEKVYEVIGTVLR from the coding sequence ATGAACATGTCGATATTTTGGACAATACTCGGGGTCTTACTTCTGTGCATTCTTGCATATTTTCTCTTGCGAGATGATACACGTATTATTAATTATCCCCCGAAGGGGGGTCCCATTGTTGCATTTGGCGATAGCCTGGTTCGTGGGGTTGGCTCTCCGGAGACAGAAGGCTTTGTGCTCACACTCGCATCAAAAATTGGTGAGCCAATTATTAACAAAGGAGTTCCCGGAGATACTACTACTGATGGTTTAGCACGCATTGATACTGTTCTTGAAAGTAACCCACGCATTGTATTAGTACTCCTCGGAGGGAATGATCGTCTGCGACAGATACCCACCGAACAAACGCTCGCAAACTTACGAATGATTATCTCCAAGATACAAGAGAGTGGTGCAGTCGTTGTGCTCCTCGGTGTACGAGGGAATCTTTTGACTGGACGATTTGATGAAGAACTTGAGAAACTTGCTCACGAAATGGGGGCGGTATTTGTGTCCAACGTGCTTGATGGTATCTTCGGCAATCAACAGTTAATGTTTGATTCTGTGCACCCAAATAAGGATGGGTATGCGCTTATCTCTGAGAAGGTGTATGAGGTGATTGGAACTGTGTTACGGTAG
- a CDS encoding recombinase family protein → MQEIKTTADLKNVFSSKFNNDKSENQEEFYRYAIYVRKSTDTEDKQERSLGDQLADCEELVLRHSLRVVKVIQESMSAKEPDIRPKYREMMNDLQAGKYDGIIAWHPNRLSRNMREAGEIIDLLDKNIIKDLKFVSYTHTNDASGKMLLGITFVMSKQFSDNLSDSVTRGNRRSIEEGKYINKAKHGYKKDRNGYLRPDGKNFTLVTEAFQLRLQGKTIDEIATFLNKNGYSRQNSISGKSYTAHMQKAMAGKFMRDPVYTGVMVYGETVVDLTEVYDFVPAVSVEDFMKINRLEKNSDIIKLAKSFKRTGGVKADLLRGKVLCAGCGEQRMAGITTKELKSEAKNYFYYRCDTEGCPFENKSTRAKVILDFVMDYFKKRPFSNVDAYQHYKVEMVRVMNQRLKEKQDLLRVKKSELAKLQSRIVDLKSAMVLEKDEEVKGYQKEDFQKTTDRVVVVNAEFEKLEKQIEAVKGTPMTYQEFLELFDNMASILKKTTKMSDLDTLLQKFFLNFTINKKSVEEYTLNEPFASLESIETSNVSLGAR, encoded by the coding sequence ATGCAAGAAATCAAGACAACGGCAGACCTGAAGAATGTCTTCAGTAGTAAGTTCAATAACGATAAGTCAGAAAATCAGGAAGAGTTTTACCGTTACGCAATTTACGTCCGCAAATCGACTGATACTGAAGATAAGCAAGAGCGGTCCCTTGGTGACCAATTAGCTGATTGTGAAGAGTTGGTCCTTCGCCACTCACTTCGTGTCGTAAAAGTGATACAGGAGTCGATGTCAGCCAAGGAGCCAGATATTCGACCAAAGTATCGTGAGATGATGAACGACCTTCAGGCGGGTAAGTATGATGGCATCATTGCGTGGCACCCAAACCGACTGTCACGAAATATGCGTGAAGCGGGTGAAATTATCGACCTGCTCGATAAGAACATCATCAAGGACCTCAAATTTGTTTCTTACACGCACACAAACGATGCCAGCGGTAAAATGTTGCTTGGTATTACTTTTGTAATGTCGAAGCAATTTTCGGACAATTTGAGCGACAGCGTTACGCGGGGTAACCGAAGAAGTATTGAAGAGGGAAAGTACATCAACAAAGCCAAGCATGGATATAAAAAAGACCGTAATGGCTATTTACGGCCAGATGGCAAAAATTTTACTTTAGTTACCGAAGCGTTCCAGTTGCGGTTGCAGGGTAAAACAATTGATGAGATTGCGACTTTCCTCAATAAAAATGGATACTCACGCCAAAACTCTATATCAGGGAAGAGTTACACGGCCCACATGCAAAAAGCTATGGCAGGGAAGTTTATGAGGGACCCTGTTTATACAGGTGTGATGGTGTATGGAGAGACAGTGGTGGACCTGACAGAAGTATATGATTTTGTGCCAGCTGTCAGTGTTGAAGATTTCATGAAAATAAATCGTCTGGAAAAGAATTCAGACATAATAAAGTTAGCAAAATCATTCAAGCGAACTGGTGGGGTGAAAGCAGACCTGCTTCGAGGAAAGGTTTTGTGTGCAGGATGTGGCGAACAGCGCATGGCTGGTATTACTACCAAAGAATTGAAGAGTGAAGCGAAGAACTATTTTTATTACCGTTGTGATACTGAAGGGTGTCCGTTTGAGAATAAATCTACCCGTGCCAAAGTGATACTTGATTTTGTTATGGATTACTTCAAGAAGAGGCCGTTCTCAAACGTAGATGCGTACCAGCACTATAAAGTGGAAATGGTTCGCGTGATGAATCAACGCCTCAAAGAGAAGCAGGACCTTCTTCGTGTGAAGAAATCAGAATTGGCAAAACTACAAAGTCGTATAGTCGACCTGAAGTCCGCGATGGTTTTAGAAAAGGATGAAGAGGTAAAAGGTTACCAAAAAGAAGATTTTCAGAAGACGACTGACAGGGTAGTGGTTGTAAATGCTGAATTTGAAAAGTTAGAGAAGCAAATCGAAGCAGTGAAGGGCACCCCGATGACTTATCAGGAATTCCTTGAACTTTTTGATAATATGGCTTCAATACTGAAGAAAACTACTAAAATGAGTGATTTGGACACCTTACTGCAAAAGTTCTTCTTGAACTTTACTATAAACAAAAAATCCGTTGAGGAATATACCCTCAACGAACCTTTTGCTTCACTTGAATCTATTGAAACATCAAATGTTTCTCTTGGTGCGCGATAA
- the pilM gene encoding pilus assembly protein PilM — MSFPCVGVDVSDTSLKYIQFERVHSHDEFLNLRHWGDIEIPSGIVERGNVHDGAKLAAVLSEMKAHTNARYVNVSLPEERAYLFETTLPENTGRNDIRGLLEFRLEENVPLSPRDAYFDYAVVGHDTENRTMRVAVAVYAQSTINSYYEACIQAGLIPLAFEIEAQAIARAAVPKSNHGTYMIVDFGKTRMGIGIVHRGALMYASTIDVAGSQMSADMREALGNLAESELTTIKNTRGLVRTKENGVVASILEKYADIIVDELSIRMHYWNTRDIDREAREIKKLIICGGSANLLGLPEYLAEKLEVPSERAQVWSNAFPLDTLIPPITRRYSYGYATAIGLALRNFL, encoded by the coding sequence ATGTCTTTCCCGTGCGTCGGGGTGGATGTTTCTGATACATCACTGAAGTATATTCAGTTTGAACGAGTGCACTCACATGATGAATTTCTCAATTTGCGCCATTGGGGTGATATCGAGATTCCCTCTGGGATTGTTGAGCGTGGAAATGTGCATGATGGCGCCAAACTAGCTGCAGTGCTCAGTGAAATGAAGGCGCATACCAACGCGCGCTATGTGAATGTGTCGCTCCCCGAAGAACGGGCATACCTTTTTGAAACCACACTCCCTGAAAATACGGGACGCAATGATATTCGTGGGCTCTTAGAATTTCGCCTTGAGGAAAACGTACCACTCTCACCACGTGATGCCTATTTTGATTACGCCGTTGTCGGGCATGATACCGAAAATCGCACCATGCGTGTTGCGGTGGCGGTGTACGCTCAATCGACTATCAATAGTTATTACGAAGCATGTATTCAAGCAGGACTTATTCCGCTCGCGTTTGAGATTGAGGCACAGGCGATTGCACGTGCCGCAGTGCCCAAAAGCAACCACGGTACGTATATGATTGTGGACTTTGGGAAAACGCGCATGGGTATTGGTATCGTACACCGTGGTGCATTAATGTATGCCTCCACCATCGATGTCGCCGGAAGCCAAATGAGTGCCGATATGCGTGAGGCTCTGGGCAACCTTGCTGAATCAGAACTCACCACAATTAAAAATACACGTGGACTGGTCCGTACAAAAGAAAATGGTGTTGTGGCAAGTATTCTTGAAAAGTATGCAGATATAATCGTGGATGAACTCAGTATTCGTATGCACTACTGGAATACGCGCGATATTGATCGGGAAGCACGCGAAATAAAAAAACTCATTATCTGCGGTGGCAGTGCCAATCTTCTTGGTCTTCCAGAATATCTTGCTGAAAAACTTGAAGTACCTTCAGAACGTGCCCAAGTATGGAGTAACGCTTTTCCACTCGACACCCTTATTCCACCGATTACCCGCAGGTACTCATATGGATATGCCACAGCAATCGGTCTTGCGCTCCGTAATTTCTTATAA
- a CDS encoding DNA alkylation repair protein, translated as MSAILKELKKYASASRKKTNEWFFKTGKGQYGEGDKFIGVSNPDARTVVKKFAHVPLSEVQDALNSPIHEERLVGALILVAQYERAKSNTDRLRIVKFYLRNLTQINNWDLVDLSTYKILGHAILNGIIDESILDKLSDSENMWYRRVAIISTMAFIREGKFDSSLKIAQRLLSDTEDLTQKAVGWTLREVWKKDTQLCEEFLRSYYDSLPRTTLRYAIERMEESKRQKFLKNI; from the coding sequence ATGAGCGCCATTTTGAAAGAACTGAAAAAATATGCGAGTGCTTCGCGCAAGAAAACGAATGAATGGTTTTTCAAAACGGGAAAGGGACAGTATGGTGAGGGCGACAAATTCATCGGGGTCAGCAATCCCGACGCACGTACCGTGGTCAAAAAATTTGCACATGTACCCTTGTCTGAGGTACAAGACGCATTGAACTCACCGATTCATGAGGAGAGGCTAGTGGGAGCCCTCATCTTGGTCGCACAATATGAACGAGCAAAAAGTAATACGGATCGTCTCAGGATAGTCAAATTTTATCTCCGGAATCTAACGCAGATAAACAACTGGGACTTAGTGGATCTCTCTACGTACAAAATCTTAGGACATGCAATTCTAAACGGGATAATAGATGAAAGTATCTTAGACAAACTCTCTGACTCAGAGAATATGTGGTATCGCCGAGTGGCTATTATTTCTACTATGGCATTCATACGAGAGGGAAAATTCGACTCTTCTTTGAAAATTGCCCAGAGACTTTTGAGTGACACAGAAGATCTGACTCAGAAGGCTGTCGGCTGGACACTCCGAGAAGTGTGGAAAAAAGATACTCAGTTGTGCGAAGAGTTTTTACGTTCATATTACGACTCCCTACCTCGCACTACTTTACGCTACGCAATAGAACGGATGGAAGAAAGCAAGAGACAAAAATTTTTGAAAAATATTTAA